TCTCTATAAGGGCGAAGCTAACGCCGGAAATTGCCATGAGAACAACGGCTAGGGCTGATGCAGGGCCGAACTGCCTTGAGGAGATGAACTTGTATATGGCTAACGTGAGGGTCGTGTATTCTGGCCTGGCGAGCATGTACGTCGTTGCGAGCTCGGCTATGCTCATTGCAAAGGCGAAGATGGCCCCGACTATTATTCCCTTTGACGCTAAGGGCAACTCCACCTTAAGGAATGCCCTCTCTTCATTCGCCCCCAAGGTTAGAGCAGCTTCATACAGGTTCTCCTTTATCTTGACGAGGGCTGAGCTCACGGCCCTCAGGACGAAGGGATAAGCGACTATCGAGTGGGCCAAGGCAACTATCATCCAGCTTCCGTAGAGCGGAGTTCTCCTAAAAATTAGGAGGTAGCCTAGACCAAGTATTACTGGAGAACTCGCTAAGGGCAGGGTCGCAAGTGCATCCGCGATAACTTTACCCTTGAATCTCCATTTAACGAGGGAGTAGCTTAAAGGTAGTGCCACCAGAGTTGATATCACGACGGTTAAAACTCCAAAGAAAATTGAATTTGCGATAGTTCTGAGCACGGTAGTCCCGAACATCGGGTTGTACTCTTGCGAAAATGCCCTCCTGTACATCTCCAGGCTGAAGCTCCCGGTATAGAATAAGGAGTCATAAACCACTGCAATAAGTGGTCCGAGGATTAGAATCGATACCAGTAAGAAGTAGGGAACCGCCCACAGGGCCGTTCTTAAGGTTATTCTCTCCGGCTTTCTCATGACCTTCTGCTCCTCCCTCTTCGCGTAGAGCTGTAGGGCTTTGAGGTAGAGGTACATGAACGCTAAACTCAGGAGAATTTGGAGTAGGGCCAGGGAAGAAGCCGTCTTGAAGTCGAGCATCACCATTGCAGAAGTGAATATGTCAACTTCGAGCGTAGCGTACCTGTAGCCTCCGAGGATCAGGGGAATTGAGAAGCTCATGAAGGAGAATGTGAAGGTTAGAAGGGCCGAGGCAAGGATTCCGGGCATGATAAGAGGTAGAATCACCTTTCTGAAGAGCGTGAAGCCTTTAGCTCCGAGAGTCATTGCGACCTCTTCATAACTTGGGTTCACCCTCTCTATTAGGGCCGAGACCATCCTAACTACCACCGGAAAGTTGTAGAATGCGTGGGCGAGAACTATGGCCTTCCATGAGTACAGGATGTCTAATCCTCCGAAAGGCCCACCCTTTCCAAACAGAAGGAGGAAGCCTAAGGCCACCATTACGCTGGGCATCACGAAAGGA
This genomic interval from Pyrococcus kukulkanii contains the following:
- a CDS encoding ABC transporter permease, coding for MRRLLLALPAFAFLLTFFYLPLLSVIGLGFDPKAIIQILSDSYHKRVISFTFAQALASTLLTLAIGLPGAYIFGKYDFPGKRILKAIMTIPFVMPSVMVALGFLLLFGKGGPFGGLDILYSWKAIVLAHAFYNFPVVVRMVSALIERVNPSYEEVAMTLGAKGFTLFRKVILPLIMPGILASALLTFTFSFMSFSIPLILGGYRYATLEVDIFTSAMVMLDFKTASSLALLQILLSLAFMYLYLKALQLYAKREEQKVMRKPERITLRTALWAVPYFLLVSILILGPLIAVVYDSLFYTGSFSLEMYRRAFSQEYNPMFGTTVLRTIANSIFFGVLTVVISTLVALPLSYSLVKWRFKGKVIADALATLPLASSPVILGLGYLLIFRRTPLYGSWMIVALAHSIVAYPFVLRAVSSALVKIKENLYEAALTLGANEERAFLKVELPLASKGIIVGAIFAFAMSIAELATTYMLARPEYTTLTLAIYKFISSRQFGPASALAVVLMAISGVSFALIERIGEEVW